The proteins below come from a single Treponema phagedenis genomic window:
- a CDS encoding glycoside hydrolase family 18 protein has translation MQFDTRKLPCKLLAYVDSGRGWTPEQICAYPITNLCYAFGRIVNGAVSTAHFTMLDKLWRIKELRPDIRIQLSIGGWTAEGFSDAALTKESRALFVRSAYESLKDSPFEGLDIDWEYPGSDAAGIKARKEDRENYTALMTELREMLDRLQLANGKKPLLTMALGAGEKLLNDIEMQKLLPVMDFVNVMTYDLCTSSPKTRHHTCLKSPSYDPEQISLEKETKLLLVAGIPREKIILGGSFYGRLWHKTRNEGTGLFQDSGQGVAAFEDFGIMLKNQLKDPAYKQYWDESAEAAYLFNGETFISYDNERSLKAKMRYVIEEKLGGFMFWEFSCDDSGTLITALSEALLAHST, from the coding sequence ATGCAATTTGACACAAGAAAATTACCGTGTAAATTATTGGCGTATGTGGATTCGGGAAGAGGTTGGACGCCTGAGCAGATTTGTGCGTATCCGATTACCAATCTTTGTTATGCATTCGGAAGAATCGTAAACGGTGCAGTCAGTACGGCGCATTTTACCATGCTCGATAAACTGTGGCGCATAAAAGAGTTGCGTCCCGATATCCGCATACAGCTTTCTATCGGCGGCTGGACGGCGGAAGGCTTTTCGGATGCGGCGCTGACTAAAGAAAGCAGGGCGCTTTTTGTGCGAAGCGCATACGAATCGTTAAAGGATTCTCCGTTTGAAGGCTTGGATATTGACTGGGAATATCCGGGAAGTGATGCCGCCGGTATTAAGGCGCGAAAAGAAGACCGCGAAAATTACACTGCCCTTATGACCGAGCTGCGGGAAATGCTGGACCGCTTACAGTTAGCAAACGGCAAAAAACCATTGCTGACCATGGCGCTTGGCGCGGGCGAAAAGCTTTTGAACGATATTGAAATGCAAAAACTTTTGCCGGTGATGGATTTTGTCAATGTGATGACTTACGACCTTTGTACCAGTTCCCCAAAAACACGCCATCACACCTGTTTAAAAAGCCCCTCATACGATCCGGAACAAATCTCTTTGGAAAAAGAAACCAAGCTGCTTCTTGTCGCCGGCATTCCGAGGGAAAAAATTATTTTAGGCGGCTCCTTTTACGGCAGGCTCTGGCATAAAACACGGAACGAAGGTACCGGACTCTTCCAAGATTCGGGGCAGGGCGTTGCCGCCTTTGAAGACTTTGGCATTATGCTCAAAAATCAGCTAAAAGACCCCGCATACAAACAGTACTGGGACGAAAGCGCCGAAGCTGCCTACTTATTTAACGGCGAAACTTTTATCAGCTATGACAATGAACGCTCGCTTAAGGCAAAAATGAGATATGTAATTGAAGAAAAACTCGGCGGGTTTATGTTCTGGGAATTCAGCTGCGATGACTCGGGAACTCTTATCACCGCTTTGTCCGAAGCACTTCTTGCACACTCAACTTGA
- a CDS encoding divergent PAP2 family protein, with protein sequence MNKHDMMVQMINLANNPIFLSAVCSWFFCQVVKTIIAFWKSTISSKQDFLHLVLWQTGGMPSSHSALVSSLATSIGIKEGIDSTIFIFAFFSSIIVIRDALGVRRSNGVQAKVLNELGMEIRKEFDLPFTTVKEIHGHKPLEVLIGILAGAVISIIFCSEIAGR encoded by the coding sequence ATGAATAAACATGATATGATGGTTCAAATGATCAATTTGGCAAACAATCCGATCTTTCTTTCCGCGGTTTGCAGCTGGTTTTTTTGCCAGGTAGTAAAAACAATCATAGCGTTTTGGAAATCCACAATATCTTCTAAACAAGATTTTCTGCATTTGGTCCTTTGGCAAACAGGGGGTATGCCTTCAAGTCATTCAGCCTTAGTTTCCTCTCTTGCAACTTCTATCGGAATAAAGGAAGGTATTGACTCAACAATTTTTATTTTTGCATTTTTCTCCTCAATTATTGTTATTCGAGATGCTCTTGGCGTAAGGCGTTCCAACGGAGTGCAGGCAAAAGTCTTAAATGAGCTTGGCATGGAAATACGTAAAGAGTTTGACCTTCCTTTTACTACAGTAAAAGAAATTCACGGACATAAACCTTTAGAGGTTTTAATCGGTATTTTAGCAGGAGCTGTTATCAGTATTATCTTTTGCAGTGAAATTGCCGGTCGGTAA
- a CDS encoding RluA family pseudouridine synthase: MNKKDFVLDNNDSDRRLDRVVRLFLPKMPLSVIYKALRSGKIRVNGQKKHPDYKTKENDVLSIEELLFSSFLQEHKTRNNPIRQIESLYIYKGKDLLVLNKPVDIAVHGRGSLAESIASSYKKDSLSFKPGPLHRLDKGTEGIICFSQSIKGAQLFSACLKEGTCAKFYLGIIEGALKKETVHIEQNTSEEITAIIPIAQNTEQTLSLAVFHLITGKKHQIRRHCHAIGYPLFGDLRYGGSKSIQNIIAHRYYLLAWRLYMPKNSALIDSDLPDFFEAKPSPEFTKMLHLFPPDSIEKAIQTIEKIRKGAVY, translated from the coding sequence ATGAACAAAAAAGACTTTGTGCTTGACAACAATGATTCCGACAGAAGGCTTGACCGAGTAGTACGCTTATTTTTACCGAAAATGCCTCTTTCGGTTATTTATAAGGCGCTCCGATCAGGAAAAATCAGAGTGAATGGCCAAAAAAAACATCCGGATTATAAAACAAAAGAAAATGATGTTCTTTCAATTGAGGAGCTTCTTTTTTCATCTTTTCTTCAAGAGCATAAAACAAGGAATAATCCGATACGGCAAATAGAGTCCTTGTATATATATAAAGGAAAGGATTTGCTTGTTCTAAACAAACCCGTAGACATTGCCGTACATGGCAGGGGCAGCTTGGCGGAATCAATTGCGTCCTCATATAAAAAAGACTCGTTATCTTTTAAGCCCGGGCCGCTTCATAGACTTGATAAAGGCACTGAAGGAATTATTTGTTTTTCGCAAAGCATAAAAGGAGCACAACTCTTTTCAGCCTGTTTAAAAGAGGGAACGTGTGCAAAATTCTACCTTGGAATTATAGAAGGCGCTCTTAAAAAAGAAACTGTTCACATAGAGCAAAATACATCCGAAGAGATAACTGCCATTATTCCGATTGCACAGAATACCGAACAGACTCTTTCCCTTGCAGTTTTTCATCTGATTACGGGCAAAAAACACCAAATTAGAAGACATTGCCACGCAATCGGCTATCCGCTTTTTGGCGATCTTCGCTATGGAGGCAGTAAAAGCATACAAAATATTATTGCACACCGTTATTATCTCCTCGCATGGAGACTGTATATGCCGAAAAACAGCGCGCTAATCGATTCTGATCTCCCCGATTTTTTTGAAGCGAAGCCTTCTCCTGAGTTTACAAAAATGCTGCATCTCTTTCCACCCGATAGTATAGAAAAAGCTATTCAAACTATTGAAAAAATACGAAAAGGCGCCGTATACTGA
- a CDS encoding SLBB domain-containing protein yields the protein MIEFLYAKRSGDYLKHFHFPFDFAGNAFIPRKATIPLYCQNKSAPPPIPVVSPGEYVREGQIIARAQSADSVHVHASVPGFVSNFVTIESVHQNHLRGIEIRTQGKFDYLGKPQAHYPWENTSVYELIRIIEDAGVVNTAENSVSLALLLRQIKRLGGQKLSLIASDFDPSCKLDSFLTEKFTEKVAVGTAIIAKILDAQTITCFHSFSKNGSVLQTLKNYVSFSADYAEKPFLYPYGSFSFLKETANSCTIDAATAVSVFEAVVNNQPVTASYVLITGRSLKTPQVLKARIGTPIGSLIEECGGFKTKPSHIIINGLLKGEIINNLDMPVDKSLKSIHAVGKEINPAAKISRCRHCGGCVRNCPVYIDPIRIITALERNQYTEDVRQALRICRQCGLCSASCASRIPLTEILAKAKMSFNIQGGGR from the coding sequence ATGATTGAATTTTTATACGCAAAGCGTAGTGGAGACTATTTAAAACACTTTCATTTTCCTTTTGATTTTGCAGGGAATGCTTTTATTCCGCGCAAAGCAACTATCCCCTTATATTGTCAAAACAAGTCCGCTCCGCCTCCTATTCCCGTTGTTTCTCCCGGAGAATATGTGCGGGAGGGGCAAATAATTGCAAGAGCGCAAAGTGCCGATTCCGTGCATGTCCATGCATCGGTGCCGGGATTTGTTTCCAATTTTGTTACTATTGAGAGTGTGCATCAAAACCATCTGCGCGGTATAGAAATACGCACGCAAGGGAAGTTTGATTACTTAGGAAAACCGCAAGCTCATTATCCATGGGAAAACACTTCTGTCTATGAATTGATAAGGATAATTGAAGATGCGGGAGTTGTTAATACCGCAGAAAACAGTGTATCTCTTGCTTTGTTATTACGACAGATAAAAAGGCTCGGAGGGCAAAAACTTTCACTTATTGCAAGCGATTTTGATCCTTCTTGTAAATTGGATAGCTTTTTAACGGAAAAATTTACCGAAAAGGTTGCGGTGGGAACTGCAATTATAGCAAAAATTCTTGACGCACAAACCATCACCTGCTTTCATTCTTTTTCAAAAAATGGTTCCGTGTTGCAAACACTGAAAAACTATGTTTCATTTTCTGCCGATTATGCTGAAAAACCGTTTTTATATCCTTACGGATCTTTTTCGTTTTTAAAAGAAACCGCAAATTCTTGTACAATTGATGCCGCAACCGCAGTTTCTGTTTTTGAGGCGGTAGTAAATAATCAACCTGTTACTGCGTCATATGTGCTTATTACCGGAAGATCATTAAAGACTCCGCAGGTACTGAAAGCACGGATAGGGACTCCGATTGGAAGTTTAATTGAAGAATGCGGCGGATTTAAAACAAAACCGTCCCATATTATTATTAACGGTTTGCTAAAAGGAGAAATTATCAATAACCTTGATATGCCGGTTGATAAAAGCTTAAAATCTATCCACGCGGTAGGAAAAGAAATAAATCCGGCAGCTAAAATAAGTAGGTGCAGACATTGCGGAGGCTGTGTGAGAAATTGTCCGGTATATATTGATCCTATACGGATTATTACCGCGCTGGAACGTAACCAGTATACGGAAGATGTGCGTCAAGCGTTGCGCATTTGTCGTCAATGCGGACTTTGCTCGGCATCTTGTGCTTCTCGTATTCCTTTAACGGAAATTCTGGCAAAAGCAAAAATGAGCTTTAATATACAAGGAGGGGGAAGATGA
- a CDS encoding AAA family ATPase — MRWLNKLLQRFKKIQVYALVGPSGTGKSFRAKLVAQTYGIDLIIDDGLLIKADKILAGHSAKREKTFLAAVKRAVFDEKQHRDEAAKVLQRLPLKKILILGTSEKMVNKIAMRLQIPQPQKIIKIEDIATTEEIETAMRSRNVEGKHVIPVPSVEVQRSYPQIFYNKIKLLFRGKQLVTTDQSTIFEKSVVRPEFSKTDKVEISEETLSQMLFHCVEEYDPAILIKKVVIRPEQNGYRLIMTVDVPYGTQLTGKIHKLRAYIIENLERYTGILIIDINIIVDKIKN, encoded by the coding sequence ATGAGATGGCTAAACAAGCTCTTGCAGAGGTTTAAAAAGATTCAAGTATACGCACTTGTAGGCCCGAGCGGCACAGGAAAAAGCTTTCGGGCAAAGCTTGTGGCGCAGACATATGGAATCGACCTTATAATAGATGACGGACTTTTAATAAAAGCGGATAAAATTCTTGCAGGGCATTCGGCAAAACGGGAAAAAACTTTTTTGGCTGCCGTAAAAAGAGCGGTGTTTGATGAAAAACAACATAGAGATGAGGCGGCAAAAGTTTTACAGCGGCTCCCGTTAAAAAAGATCCTTATTTTAGGCACTTCGGAGAAAATGGTAAATAAAATAGCGATGCGTCTTCAAATCCCTCAGCCGCAAAAAATTATAAAAATTGAGGATATCGCCACCACGGAAGAAATAGAAACCGCTATGCGATCGCGAAATGTTGAAGGAAAGCATGTTATCCCCGTACCTTCCGTAGAAGTACAGCGCAGCTATCCGCAAATATTTTACAATAAAATAAAACTCTTATTTCGCGGCAAACAACTTGTTACCACGGATCAATCCACTATTTTTGAAAAATCTGTTGTTCGGCCGGAATTTTCTAAAACAGACAAAGTGGAAATATCGGAAGAAACACTTAGTCAAATGCTTTTTCATTGTGTAGAAGAATACGACCCCGCGATTCTCATAAAAAAAGTTGTTATTCGCCCCGAACAAAACGGCTATCGTCTCATTATGACCGTTGATGTTCCCTACGGCACCCAACTTACCGGCAAAATTCATAAGCTGCGCGCATATATTATAGAAAATCTGGAACGTTATACGGGCATTCTCATCATAGATATTAACATTATTGTTGATAAAATAAAAAATTAA
- a CDS encoding alpha-L-fucosidase — MMQEWFKEAKLGIFIHWGIYAVKGVAESWSFYHGRIPYDEYMQQAEHFTASRYNPEDWAKLIKESESRYAVITTKHHDGFALWDTEVSDWNAVKASPAGRDLIAPWVQAIRNQNIKAGLYFSHLDWSHPDYASILREDERQRVQENPTAFVRNKFTHPMGEESPEAWQRFLRFHRAQLTELLERFQPDLLWFDGEWEKSGEQWRMREVRSLIHSICPHTVINGRMHGFGDYKTPEQAFPAQKLTEPWELCTTMNDSWGYQAGDTHYKSLEQIIQMFVECISLGGNLLLDIGPMEDGTIPQEQQDRLRGLGAWIRKNKEAIFGTGAGIGYQYFHGQSTVSKNRKKLYLFCFNASKLLFLKNIPNKVCTARLLSEDTPVHFERIGGSPTGEVPGLIWFTIGSGGKPVPQNAVLEIEFETPLGEEL, encoded by the coding sequence ATGATGCAGGAATGGTTTAAGGAAGCAAAACTCGGTATTTTTATTCACTGGGGCATTTATGCGGTAAAAGGAGTCGCGGAATCATGGTCGTTTTACCACGGGCGTATTCCCTATGACGAATATATGCAGCAGGCGGAACATTTCACCGCAAGCCGCTACAACCCCGAAGACTGGGCAAAGCTTATTAAAGAGTCCGAATCCCGCTATGCGGTTATCACCACCAAGCACCATGACGGATTCGCACTCTGGGACACAGAGGTTTCAGATTGGAATGCGGTAAAAGCCTCCCCCGCTGGAAGAGATTTGATTGCGCCCTGGGTTCAGGCAATACGCAACCAAAACATCAAAGCGGGACTCTATTTTTCGCACCTTGATTGGTCGCATCCCGATTATGCTTCAATATTGAGAGAAGATGAACGACAGCGTGTGCAAGAAAACCCTACAGCATTTGTGCGGAATAAATTTACGCATCCGATGGGCGAAGAAAGCCCCGAAGCATGGCAGCGTTTTTTGCGCTTTCATCGGGCGCAGTTAACTGAGCTGCTTGAGCGTTTTCAGCCAGACCTTCTCTGGTTTGACGGCGAATGGGAAAAAAGCGGTGAGCAATGGCGTATGCGGGAAGTTCGCAGCCTTATCCATTCGATTTGTCCGCACACGGTGATAAACGGAAGAATGCACGGCTTCGGTGACTATAAAACGCCGGAGCAGGCTTTTCCGGCGCAAAAACTTACCGAGCCATGGGAGCTTTGCACCACGATGAATGATTCGTGGGGGTACCAAGCCGGCGATACGCATTACAAATCGCTTGAGCAGATTATCCAAATGTTTGTCGAATGTATCAGCCTCGGCGGCAATCTGCTTTTAGACATCGGCCCGATGGAAGACGGCACCATTCCTCAAGAGCAGCAGGACAGGCTGCGCGGGCTCGGCGCATGGATACGCAAAAATAAAGAAGCGATCTTTGGCACCGGCGCCGGCATCGGGTACCAATACTTTCACGGTCAATCCACCGTTTCCAAAAACAGAAAAAAACTTTACCTCTTTTGCTTTAATGCGTCGAAGCTCCTTTTCCTTAAGAATATTCCAAACAAAGTATGCACCGCTCGGCTTCTTTCTGAAGACACCCCGGTGCATTTTGAGCGCATCGGCGGTTCCCCGACCGGAGAAGTGCCGGGACTTATTTGGTTTACCATCGGCTCAGGCGGAAAACCCGTGCCGCAAAACGCCGTCCTTGAAATTGAGTTTGAAACGCCGCTTGGCGAGGAATTATAA